In the genome of Paramormyrops kingsleyae isolate MSU_618 chromosome 5, PKINGS_0.4, whole genome shotgun sequence, the window CCACTGCAGGATTCCCCAGCTGTTCCAACCACCACCAAAGACCTGGGTGGGCAGGTTTTGAGGCAGATGTTTCTCTGTCTTCCAGGCTACCAAACCTTGGGCAGACGTGCTATATGAACGCCACCCTGCAGTGTCTCTTCCACCTGCCGTCCTTCTGCGGTGACATCAGTAGGCAGGAGGAATACTGGCAGCTGGTcccatctgctgacctgttgaGGCACGTAGCAGAAATATCCACCTCGTGCAAACTCGCAAAGATGTCTGTACTTGTGTGAATGACATAATCAAAAAATCCAATGATTTGAGTGACAGTGGAGATACCAACTGCCATTCTCTTCCAAATTTCCAGATTTTTCTCCGAACTACTGGCTTCCACACATGGATCAAGTAGAAGGCAGAAGATGGCTTTACTGAAGAATCTGCTTCCAGAGGTTGCATGCCATTTTGATGAAGACGAGCAGAATGTAAGTGAATTCTTTGACATTTGAACACAATCAAGCTATTCTGAAGTTAAGATTTTTGACTAAggagtacagtggtaccttgttttatgagcataattcgttccggaaacatgcttgtaatccaaagcactcgtatatcaaagcgaattttcccattagaaacaATGGAAACTTatatgatccgttccacaactcatataaaatattcatttaaaagttattaatacaaaatatcaagtaaaaatacacaagacaaattagcctgcgctttacctttgaaaagaatcgtggatggtgtgagggagaggagaagaggagggttattttgtaggacgactttcactataattaacggaatcactgctatctgttggctcactggaatctttttctgtttgtgcgactttaacaaggaacccatccaatgaaagcctcttttgcctccttttcgatttcgcaaaaatgtggacattgcattgtcgttaaacagattcatcgctcgcactgctacgccctttttcaggtggtgcttttcttctaaattttgactatacgagtgaggcatgccgactcAGACCGAGCATgagagacgattacccacaattccgcagcgtgagaaagtgtataaccattggttcagttctgatgacgtgcgctcggcgtcaaaacaagaagcgcacGCATGCGCTTCCTATTTTGAAGCCGagcgcacgtaaaaacaagaaaaacaaggagcgcatgtgtgccatatgatttttgacgatacttggcgctcgtaaaccaggacttgctcggtttccaagtcaaaatttattaaaaatctttgctcgtcttgcggaaCACCCGTGAACAGAgttactcgtaatccgaggttccactgtatatgATGGTGAAATAAAGATATTGCATCACACAACATACTGGGAAATTGTTAAACAGCAGCAGTTTTATTTAAACAGTGTCAGATTGCAAGTATCTTTTATCTGCTGTCATCTAGGACGCCCACGAGTTTTTCAGCTGCCTGACATCCAGGCTGAATGAGCTGGGAAGCATAATCCAGGCCGGGGAGAGGACATCCGTCTACACCTGTCCTGCTGAGGGAAACCTGGGCTTTGAGATGCTGTGCCAGAAGACTTGTGCCAGGTACACCCTGCAGGTTTTATTGGTTTTAAATACCTGGCTGAAGCACTTGCATACTGCTGCCACAAAGACATTAAGCAGTAAAACACCTGTGTCAGGGATCCAGTTCTTATCGAAGGTCCAGTTGTTTGTGATTCAAAATTTACGAAATACTCTGCTTCTTTGTATCTCTTTTCTTCTTGGTTTCTGGCAGCTGTGGAGTACAGTCCACCAGGGTGGAGGACTTCAATCATCTGTCCTTGGATGTCATCCCACACGTCTCTGTGCAAGACCTCTTGGGGAACTATTTCAAGGTGTCTGTGGTTCTGCATGCACAGCATCTACAACTAGCTGTATTCCAAAGAAACACACACTTGTACAACCACTGACGGCACTCTTGTCTAGCTggtacagacacacagcagtgtTGCGCCGTAATGGTCCTGGTAGAAGGCACTCCTCGCTGACTACTGCTGTGTGCTGATACAGGACGCAGAGGTGGAGCTGACTTGTGCCACCTGCGGTGGGAGCCAGGCTGTGCTCTCATGGTCATTCCTCACGCTGCCTCGGTGAGTTGATTACTTTCCCAATGAATACGAAAAACgcacatatacaaacatattGCTCAGTAATGTGCAGAGTGTGACTAATGGATGTTTTTGGATTGACCTGCATGTAGTTCATTTGCTTACAATCAATGAGATGTGTGTGTTCAGTACTGTTCCTCTCCCCTTTGTCATTGACTCTCCTTCTGCATCTACAGTGTCCTGGTCCTGCACTTCAAGAGATTCAGCTACACCCCACAGTATGAGCTGAAGAAAGTGCGGGACCCGGTACTCCTCTGTAGGGAGATCACCCTGCTCCCCCACTTCTCCCAGGTCACAGGGACGCCCCAGTCAGCAGACCCTGAGGAGCCTCATCTGAAGGATGACGAAACCACACAAGAGGCACATACGTAAGTTATTTGCATAGCAACGTACAATAAATGCCGAAAATGAGAGCAAACGCAATCATACACATTCTGCATTCTTTTAATAAGTGGGAAATTCTGTAAATAGACAAACGGTCCTTATAAACACCCATGGATATGTATGGACAGTAGTCTGATTGTATGTATGGATCCCGTGCAGGTCGGTGGAAGATGGACTAGGGGATGTCCCTAGGATGCCAGGCGAGGGTGATGCAGGACTTGTGGAGGAGGAGAGCCATACCCCGTGCCACAATTTACCTACAGAGGAGTcaccgccccctgcaggtacatACCAAAACCTGCCTGAGCTCAACCACGTAATATGCTACAGTTTCTCAAAGGAATACTGTCAGAACAGTCTGTATGCACTGGTGCAGACCTTCACAGGACAGT includes:
- the LOC111845550 gene encoding ubiquitin carboxyl-terminal hydrolase 37-like isoform X2, which encodes MSCGVFSCWPRKKQRNISAAEGADVDKPQKRRLKFQRKFPWLKLVKSRAKESSDEDGGLSGDCRDSGDSNALSSGQSPSLSVVNSESLTSSASSTDTSVEEHQSPPVMTQDIPPNEGPERSLRRIPKWLLPCFMGDRGDAAVGESQRLVCLGLPNLGQTCYMNATLQCLFHLPSFCGDISRQEEYWQLVPSADLLRFFSELLASTHGSSRRQKMALLKNLLPEVACHFDEDEQNDAHEFFSCLTSRLNELGSIIQAGERTSVYTCPAEGNLGFEMLCQKTCASCGVQSTRVEDFNHLSLDVIPHVSVQDLLGNYFKDAEVELTCATCGGSQAVLSWSFLTLPRVLVLHFKRFSYTPQYELKKVRDPVLLCREITLLPHFSQVTGTPQSADPEEPHLKDDETTQEAHTSVEDGLGDVPRMPGEGDAGLVEEESHTPCHNLPTEESPPPADGPETGTGQHTPALLSVGTAGGSQGEAAVSETPKAQPTGHRYQLTGVLSHLGSSATSGHYISDNFSRAEKGWLSFSDLTVKRLDEGQVLRKRESSAYLLFYTQQEPTY
- the LOC111845550 gene encoding ubiquitin carboxyl-terminal hydrolase 37-like isoform X1 gives rise to the protein MSCSVITMSCGVFSCWPRKKQRNISAAEGADVDKPQKRRLKFQRKFPWLKLVKSRAKESSDEDGGLSGDCRDSGDSNALSSGQSPSLSVVNSESLTSSASSTDTSVEEHQSPPVMTQDIPPNEGPERSLRRIPKWLLPCFMGDRGDAAVGESQRLVCLGLPNLGQTCYMNATLQCLFHLPSFCGDISRQEEYWQLVPSADLLRFFSELLASTHGSSRRQKMALLKNLLPEVACHFDEDEQNDAHEFFSCLTSRLNELGSIIQAGERTSVYTCPAEGNLGFEMLCQKTCASCGVQSTRVEDFNHLSLDVIPHVSVQDLLGNYFKDAEVELTCATCGGSQAVLSWSFLTLPRVLVLHFKRFSYTPQYELKKVRDPVLLCREITLLPHFSQVTGTPQSADPEEPHLKDDETTQEAHTSVEDGLGDVPRMPGEGDAGLVEEESHTPCHNLPTEESPPPADGPETGTGQHTPALLSVGTAGGSQGEAAVSETPKAQPTGHRYQLTGVLSHLGSSATSGHYISDNFSRAEKGWLSFSDLTVKRLDEGQVLRKRESSAYLLFYTQQEPTY
- the LOC111845550 gene encoding ubiquitin carboxyl-terminal hydrolase 29-like isoform X3 → MSCSVITMSCGVFSCWPRKKQRNISAAEGADVDKPQKRRLKFQRKFPWLKLVKSRAKESSDEDGGLSGDCRDSGDSNALSSGQSPSLSVVNSESLTSSASSTDTSVEEHQSPPVMTQDIPPNEGPERSLRRIPKWLLPCFMGDRGDAAVGESQRLVCLGLPNLGQTCYMNATLQCLFHLPSFCGDISRQEEYWQLVPSADLLRFFSELLASTHGSSRRQKMALLKNLLPEVACHFDEDEQNDAHEFFSCLTSRLNELGSIIQAGERTSVYTCPAEGNLGFEMLCQKTCASCGVQSTRVEDFNHLSLDVIPHVSVQDLLGNYFKDAEVELTCATCGGSQAVLSWSFLTLPRVLVLHFKRFSYTPQYELKKVRDPVLLCREITLLPHFSQVTGTPQSADPEEPHLKDDETTQEAHTSVEDGLGDVPRMPGEGDAGLVEEESHTPCHNLPTEESPPPAGHYISDNFSRAEKGWLSFSDLTVKRLDEGQVLRKRESSAYLLFYTQQEPTY